One genomic window of Nicotiana sylvestris chromosome 10, ASM39365v2, whole genome shotgun sequence includes the following:
- the LOC104232075 gene encoding thioredoxin H2-like — translation MGANYSSTLHEANNISTRAQVKSSQVIAFHSSTKWKLHFNSLKDTNKLVVIDFTATWCGPCKTMEPVINDFAAKYTDVEFVKIDVDELADVAQEYGVQAMPTFVLIRKGKFVDKVVGADKDGLKKKIEKHRAILY, via the exons atgGGTGCTAACTACTCATCTACTTTACATGAAGCTAATAATATTTCAACCAGAGCACAAGTCAAGAGCTCTCAAGTCATTGCTTTCCACTCTTCAACAAAATGGAAGCTCCATTTTAATTCTTTGAAAGATACAAACAAACTG GTTGTAATTGACTTCACAGCAACATGGTGTGGTCCTTGCAAAACCATGGAACCAGTTATCAATGACTTTGCTGCTAAATATACAGATGTTGAGTTTGTCAAGATTGATGTTGATGAATTAGCT GATGTAGCTCAAGAATATGGAGTTCAAGCAATGCCAACATTTGTGCTGATAAGGAAGGGGAAGTTTGTTGACAAGGTTGTGGGAGCAGATAAAGATGGACTAAAGAAGAAAATTGAGAAACACAGAGCTATTTTATACTAA